A region from the Triticum aestivum cultivar Chinese Spring chromosome 3D, IWGSC CS RefSeq v2.1, whole genome shotgun sequence genome encodes:
- the LOC123079622 gene encoding histone H2B.3-like translates to MAPKAEKKPVAEKAEKTTAGKKTKAEKRPPASKEGGEKKGKKKNKKSVETYKIYIFKVLKQVHPDIGISSKAMSIMNSFINDIFEKLAGESAKLARYNKKPTITSREIQTSVRLVLPGELAKHAVSEGTKAVTKFTSS, encoded by the coding sequence ATGGCCCCCAAGGCGGAGAAGAAGCCGGTGGCGGAGAAGGCCGAGAAGACCACGGCGGGGAAGAAGACCAAGGCCGAGAAGCGGCCACCAGCGTCCAAGGAGGGCggcgagaagaaggggaagaagaagaacaagaagagcgtggagacgtacaagatctacatcttcaaggtgctgaagcaggtgcacCCCGACATCGGCATCTCCTCCAAGGCCATGTCcatcatgaactccttcatcaacgaCATCTTCGAGAAGCTCGCCGGCGAGTCCGCCAAGCTGGCGCGCTACAACAAGAAGCCCACCATCACGTCCAGGGAGATCCAGACCTCCGTCCGCCTCGTCCTCCCCGGCGAGCTCGCCAAGCACGCCGTCTCTGAGGGGACCAAGGCCgtcaccaagttcacctcctcTTAG
- the LOC123074937 gene encoding phenylacetaldehyde reductase-like — translation MALTGGDSGCARGGLVCVTGASGFIGSWLVRLLLDRGYTVHATVQNLQYEGETKHLQALDGADTRLRLFQMDLLDPASVRPAVEGVHGVFHLASPVTLQPAQDPEATFLCPQ, via the exons ATGGCCTTGACCGGCGGAGACAGCGGCTGTGCTCGCGGCGGGCTCGTCTGCGTGACTGGCGCCAGCGGTTTCATCGGCTCCTggctcgtccgcctcctcctcgaccgtgGCTACACCGTCCACGCCACCGTCCAGAACCTCC AGTACGAGGGCGAGACGAAGCACCTGCAGGCTCTGGATGGCGCGGACACGCGGCTCCGGCTGTTCCAGATGGACCTCCTCGACCCCGCGTCCGTCAGGCCGGCGGTCGAGGGCGTCCACGGCGTCTTCCACCTGGCCTCCCCCGTGACACTGCAGCCCGCACAAGACCCTGAGGCAACTTTTCTTTGCCCACAGTAA
- the LOC123074938 gene encoding gamma-interferon-responsive lysosomal thiol protein isoform X1: MASLPLLRQVLVPALVLLCLSPACAARRVSVAVYYETLCPFCSGFVVNDLARIFRNGLSSNVDLRLVPFGNGRVSPDGSMSCQHGEDECQLNAIEACVISVWPDAERHFPFIYCIEHLSLTRKWGAWQSCFHETGLPSQPVIDCYNSGYGRQLELRYAAETNALQPPHKFVPWVVVNGRPLGDDYTNFEAYICNAYDGELPEACRGKHLQIAQHTRASRGHQRNPRELAIVLAFCIALWF; encoded by the exons ATGGCTTCCCTGCCTCTTCTTCGTCAAGTCCTCGTTCCAGCCCTCGTGCTGCTCTGCCTCTCTCCGGCCTGCGCTGCTCGGAGGGTCTCGGTGGCCGTCTACTACGAGACGCTGTGCCCGTTCTGCTCCGGCTTCGTCGTGAACGACCTTGCCAGGATTTTCCGGAACGGCCTCTCCTCCAATGTCGACCTCCGCCTCGTCCCTTTCGGCAATGGGCGCGTCTCGCCCGACGGATCCATGTCCTGCCAG CATGGGGAGGATGAATGCCAACTCAACGCCATAGAAGCTTGCGTTATCAGTGTATGGCCTGATGCG GAACGACATTTCCCTTTCATATACTGCATCGAGCATTTGTCTCTGACTCGGAAATGGGGCGCGTGGCAGTCGTGCTTCCACGAAACTGGTCTGCCCTCTCAGCCTGTCATAGACTGCTACAACTCTGGATACGGCAGGCAG CTTGAACTCCGGTACGCGGCAGAGACGAATGCTCTCCAGCCCCCACACAAGTTTGTGCCTTGGGTGGTCGTGAACGGGAGACCCCTTGGCGAT GATTACACGAATTTCGAAGCCTACATTTGCAACGCTTATGACGGCGAACTTCCGGAGGCATGCAGGGGAAAGCACCTGCAAATTGCTCAGCACACAAGAGCAAGCCGAGGACACCAG AGGAATCCAAGAGAGTTGGCCATTGTACTTGCTTTTTGCATCGCTCTGTGGTTCTGA
- the LOC123074938 gene encoding gamma-interferon-responsive lysosomal thiol protein isoform X2 gives MASLPLLRQVLVPALVLLCLSPACAARRVSVAVYYETLCPFCSGFVVNDLARIFRNGLSSNVDLRLVPFGNGRVSPDGSMSCQHGEDECQLNAIEACVISVWPDAERHFPFIYCIEHLSLTRKWGAWQSCFHETGLPSQPVIDCYNSGYGRQLELRYAAETNALQPPHKFVPWVVVNGRPLGDDYTNFEAYICNAYDGELPEACRGKHLQIAQHTRASRGHQVCPIN, from the exons ATGGCTTCCCTGCCTCTTCTTCGTCAAGTCCTCGTTCCAGCCCTCGTGCTGCTCTGCCTCTCTCCGGCCTGCGCTGCTCGGAGGGTCTCGGTGGCCGTCTACTACGAGACGCTGTGCCCGTTCTGCTCCGGCTTCGTCGTGAACGACCTTGCCAGGATTTTCCGGAACGGCCTCTCCTCCAATGTCGACCTCCGCCTCGTCCCTTTCGGCAATGGGCGCGTCTCGCCCGACGGATCCATGTCCTGCCAG CATGGGGAGGATGAATGCCAACTCAACGCCATAGAAGCTTGCGTTATCAGTGTATGGCCTGATGCG GAACGACATTTCCCTTTCATATACTGCATCGAGCATTTGTCTCTGACTCGGAAATGGGGCGCGTGGCAGTCGTGCTTCCACGAAACTGGTCTGCCCTCTCAGCCTGTCATAGACTGCTACAACTCTGGATACGGCAGGCAG CTTGAACTCCGGTACGCGGCAGAGACGAATGCTCTCCAGCCCCCACACAAGTTTGTGCCTTGGGTGGTCGTGAACGGGAGACCCCTTGGCGAT GATTACACGAATTTCGAAGCCTACATTTGCAACGCTTATGACGGCGAACTTCCGGAGGCATGCAGGGGAAAGCACCTGCAAATTGCTCAGCACACAAGAGCAAGCCGAGGACACCAGGTTTGCCCCATTAACTGA
- the LOC123079623 gene encoding probable methyltransferase PMT23 yields MAISSALSDRKRPIVISVAIFILLSSLLLLLSPAPSALPFFFSPTSRFSSSSSSFSRGAASAPPQTPLPVSASAPPQTPLPVSSPAPPRTPLPVSSPAPPRTPIPVLADASPHGTASGGSSSSAADLPRLEAAATADDADTNATQLSRGTQPAAAAQVSTSVDTKEITTGVSGGRGAEGGGVGGGGEEKPVEVASWKLCVVGKRVEPADYIPCLDNVKAVKALKSIRHMEHRERHCPTEPRSRCLVPLPAGYRLPLPWPRSRDMIWYNNVPHPKLVEYKKDQNWVRKSGNYFVFPGGGTQFKAGVTRYIRFIEQIMPQIKWGTHARTVLDVGCGVASFGGYLLDRNVITMSIAPKDEHEAQIQFALERGIPAFLAVIGTQKLPFPDNSFDVIHCARCRVHWYADGGKPLLELNRVLRPGGYYIWSATPVYRRGKSDEDDWNAMVTLTKSICWRTVVKSKDINRIGVVIYQKPTSNSCYTERKNNEPPLCSGSNGHSPWYTPLDSCLLLPALSKSGAGNSWPISWPERLNIRSSTSSENSSTWFSQENFDSDTKNWNGLISEVYSSEFAVNWSSIRNVMDMNAGFGGFAASLIDRPLWVMNVVPFDQPDTLPIIFNRGLIGVYHDWCEYFNTYPRTYDLLHMSYLLQSLANRCDIIEIAAEIDRILRPGRWFVLQDNIGMIRKMDRVLRSLHYKTAIMRRQFLVARKSFWRPDSTGS; encoded by the exons ATGGCCATCTCCTCCGCCCTCTCCGATCGCAAGCGCCCCATCGTGATTtccgtcgccatcttcatcctcctctcctccctcttaCTCCTCCTCAGCCCCGCCCCTTCcgccctccccttcttcttctcccccacctcccgcttctcctcctcctcctcctccttctccagggGCGCCGCTTCAGCGCCTCCCCAAACCCCATTGCCCGTCTCCGCTTCGGCGCCGCCCCAAACCCCATTGCCCGTCTCCTCTCCAGCGCCGCCCCGAACCCCATTGCCCGTCTCCTCTCCAGCGCCGCCCCGAACCCCAATTCCGGTCCTCGCCGACGCATCCCCACACGGAACAGCGTCTggcgggagcagcagcagcgccgccgATCTACCCCGACTAGAGGCTGCCGCCACTGCAGATGACGCCGACACCAACGCAACCCAGCTGAGTCGCGGCACGCAGCCCGCTGCCGCTGCACAAGTGAGCACATCGGTCGACACAAAGGAGATCACCACCGGCGTCTCGGGTGGGCGAGGCGCAGaggggggcggcgtcggcggtggcggggaGGAGAAGCCGGTGGAGGTGGCGTCGTGGAAATTGTGCGTGGTGGGGAAGCGGGTCGAGCCCGCGGACTACATACCGTGCCTGGACAACGTGAAGGCCGTCAAGGCGCTCAAGTCGATACGGCACATGGAGCACCGGGAGCGGCACTGCCCCACGGAGCCGCGGTCGAGGTGCCTGGTGCCGCTGCCCGCGGGGTACCGGCTTCCCCTGCCCTGGCCGCGCAGCCGTGACATG ATTTGGTATAACAATGTTCCTCACCCAAAGCTAGTGGAATACAAGAAGGACCAGAACTGGGTTAGGAAGTCTGGTAATTATTTTGTCTTCCCTGGAGGTGGAACTCAATTTAAAGCAGGTGTGACCAGATACATCCGATTCATTGAACAG ATCATGCCACAAATTAAATGGGGAACTCATGCAAGAACTGTGCTAGATGTTGGATGTGGTGTTGCCAGCTTTGGTGGATACTTGCTTGACAGGAATGTCATTACTATGTCTATTGCCCCAAAAGACGAGCATGAAGCTCAGATACAATTTGCTCTAGAGCGGGGAATTCCGGCATTTTTGGCAGTGATTGGAACACAAAAACTTCCCTTCCCTGACAATTCATTTGATGTGATCCATTGTGCACGGTGTAGGGTCCACTGGTATGCTGATG GTGGAAAACCATTGTTGGAGCTCAATAGAGTACTCAGGCCTGGAGGATATTACATCTGGTCTGCGACGCCAGTCTATCGACGTGGCAAGAGCGATGAAGATGACTGGAATG CAATGGTTACTCTGACCAAATCGATCTGCTGGAGGACAGTTGTAAAATCAAAGGATATTAATAGGATTGGAGTTGTTATTTACCAAAAGCCAACCTCAAATTCTTGCTACACTGAGAGGAAAAATAATGAACCACCTCTATGCTCTGGGAGCAATGGCCACTCTCCATG GTATACTCCTCTCGACAGTTGCCTCTTGTTGCCTGCTCTGTCAAAGTCAGGTGCAGGAAATAGTTGGCCCATATCCTGGCCTGAAAGGCTTAACATCAGATCTTCAACTTCATCTGAGAATTCTTCTACTTGGTTTTCTCAAGAAAATTTTGATTCTGATACAAAAAACTGGAATGGCCTTATTTCAGAAGTATATTCCAGTGAATTTGCAGTTAATTGGTCTAGTATTCGGAATGTTATGGACATGAATGCTGGCTTTGGAGG ATTTGCAGCATCACTCATTGATCGACCTTTATGGGTGATGAACGTTGTACCCTTTGATCAGCCAGACACTTTGCCTATCATTTTCAACAGAGGTTTGATTGGTGTATATCATGACTGGTGTGAATATTTTAATACATACCCACGAACCTATGATCTTCTTCACATGAGCTATCTCCTTCAGAGCCTCGCAAATAG GTGTGATATCATTGAAATAGCAGCGGAAATTGATAGGATACTTAGACCTGGTAGATGGTTTGTGTTGCAAGACAATattggaatgatcagaaaaatggaCCGCGTTCTTCGCTCTCTGCATTACAAGACCGCTATTATGAGGCGGCAATTTCTTGTTGCCAGGAAGAGTTTCTGGCGCCCTGACAGTACAGGTTCTTAG